A stretch of the Arthrobacter sp. PAMC 25486 genome encodes the following:
- a CDS encoding copper resistance CopC family protein translates to MTSKMLVRRTLAAMLALLLVFFGTSTAAFAHDAVTGTAPADGSTVDTVPEKLEISMSNTPASIGSEVQVLDASGTNWATGGVEVLDRVATQAIKPGAPAGKYTVKWRLVSSDSHPIEGEFTFTATAAGTGASQVAGAGPVVPVSPQPQTAPEQVQDNSAVPWSVIGLIVVLVGVVVAMVVVARRRLSKDD, encoded by the coding sequence ATGACATCAAAAATGCTGGTGCGCCGTACTTTGGCCGCTATGTTGGCGCTTTTGCTCGTGTTTTTTGGCACGTCAACGGCGGCCTTTGCCCACGATGCGGTGACGGGAACGGCACCCGCGGACGGCTCAACTGTGGACACGGTTCCGGAGAAGCTGGAGATCAGCATGTCCAATACACCTGCCAGCATTGGCTCGGAGGTTCAGGTGCTCGACGCGTCCGGAACGAACTGGGCCACCGGTGGGGTGGAGGTGCTGGACAGGGTCGCCACGCAGGCGATCAAGCCCGGTGCGCCTGCAGGAAAATACACGGTCAAGTGGCGTCTGGTGTCCTCCGACTCGCACCCGATTGAGGGCGAGTTTACGTTCACGGCAACCGCTGCCGGAACCGGTGCAAGCCAGGTGGCAGGCGCCGGTCCCGTGGTGCCTGTGTCACCCCAGCCGCAAACTGCCCCTGAGCAAGTTCAGGACAACAGCGCCGTACCGTGGAGTGTCATCGGCCTGATTGTGGTTCTTGTTGGTGTTGTTGTGGCCATGGTGGTTGTGGCCCGGCGCCGGCTGTCCAAGGACGACTAA
- a CDS encoding NCS2 family permease: MATKTDVRLSAVDKYFMITARGSNYSREIRGGFATFFAMSYIVVLNPLILGGADSSGAELGLERVAAVTAFVAGILTIIMGAWAKHPFAMAAGLGVNAFIAVTVATNPGLTWPDVMGLVVLSGITMFILVLTGFRTAVFKAVPEGLKTAIVVGIGMFIALIGLVNAGFVRRIPDVAGTTVPVGLGFDGKLMGWPTLVFVIGLVLTIGMVVRKVKGAILIGILVSTLLANILEMTLHIGPSFDGTTSNPQGWSLVSPQFSAWSWPDLSLIGEVNIFGAFSKLGALAAILLAFVILLSIFFDAMGTMVGLASEAGTMDKDGNIPDVDKVLLVDAFGAIAGGGASASSNQIYVESGAGIGEGARTGLASIVTGLLLLVAMFATPLIKLVPFEAVAPALVVVGFMMVSQVGKIDWSDWGIGIPAFLTFTLMPFTYSIANGLGAGFIAFVLIRLFQGRAKEIHPLMWAVAAAFLLFFGIGTVEALFGVG, from the coding sequence ATGGCTACCAAAACGGACGTCAGGCTGTCAGCGGTCGACAAATACTTCATGATCACCGCGCGTGGCTCAAACTACTCCCGGGAAATCCGCGGCGGCTTCGCCACGTTCTTCGCGATGAGCTACATCGTGGTCCTGAACCCGCTGATCCTGGGCGGCGCAGACTCCTCCGGCGCCGAATTGGGCCTGGAACGCGTTGCCGCGGTCACAGCTTTCGTGGCAGGCATCCTGACCATCATCATGGGCGCCTGGGCGAAGCACCCGTTCGCCATGGCGGCCGGATTGGGCGTCAACGCCTTCATCGCGGTCACCGTCGCCACCAACCCGGGGCTAACTTGGCCTGATGTCATGGGCCTGGTGGTGCTCTCCGGGATCACCATGTTCATCTTGGTTCTCACCGGCTTCCGCACCGCCGTATTCAAGGCCGTTCCGGAAGGGCTGAAGACGGCCATTGTGGTGGGCATTGGCATGTTCATTGCGCTGATCGGCCTGGTCAACGCCGGCTTCGTGCGCCGCATCCCGGACGTTGCCGGAACCACTGTTCCCGTGGGCCTGGGCTTCGACGGCAAGCTCATGGGCTGGCCTACTCTGGTGTTTGTTATTGGTTTGGTTTTGACGATCGGCATGGTGGTCCGCAAGGTCAAGGGCGCCATCCTGATCGGCATCCTGGTCTCAACTCTTCTGGCGAACATCCTGGAAATGACATTGCACATCGGTCCGTCCTTCGATGGCACCACGAGTAACCCGCAGGGCTGGTCGCTGGTTTCCCCGCAGTTTTCCGCATGGTCATGGCCCGATCTGTCCCTGATCGGTGAGGTTAACATCTTTGGCGCCTTCAGCAAGCTGGGCGCCCTGGCTGCAATCCTGCTGGCGTTTGTGATCCTGCTGAGCATCTTCTTTGACGCCATGGGCACCATGGTCGGCCTGGCTTCAGAGGCCGGCACCATGGACAAGGATGGCAATATCCCCGACGTCGACAAGGTTCTGCTCGTTGACGCCTTTGGTGCGATCGCTGGCGGTGGCGCATCTGCCTCCTCCAACCAGATCTACGTGGAGTCCGGTGCCGGCATCGGCGAGGGCGCCCGCACCGGGCTGGCTTCCATCGTGACCGGCCTGCTCCTGCTGGTAGCCATGTTCGCCACCCCGCTGATCAAGCTGGTCCCGTTCGAAGCCGTCGCCCCTGCCCTGGTTGTGGTTGGTTTCATGATGGTGTCCCAGGTGGGCAAGATCGACTGGTCCGACTGGGGCATCGGCATTCCCGCATTCCTGACGTTCACCCTCATGCCGTTCACCTACTCGATCGCCAACGGCCTCGGCGCCGGCTTTATCGCCTTCGTGCTGATCCGCCTGTTCCAGGGCCGCGCCAAGGAAATCCACCCGTTGATGTGGGCTGTTGCGGCGGCGTTCCTGCTGTTCTTCGGCATCGGCACCGTGGAAGCGCTGTTCGGCGTCGGATAG
- the hutG gene encoding formimidoylglutamase: MDFSALAIDVPAAPWTGRDDGGSPAHRRWWQAVSTSAMAPAALDAELPGPAALLGFCSDAGVARNFGRTGAAAGPAAIRAALGSLAFHGTRAVTDAGDIVVSGDALEDGQVRSGAALTTMLDAGYLTLVLGGGHETAYASYLGVAGTAAVTNGARLGVLNLDAHFDLRDAPAPSSGTPFLQMARAEAAAGRELNYAVVGISEPNNTRALFDTAHELDVKYLLDEDSSAERTEAFVGSFLETVDIVYLTIDLDVLPAATAPGVSAPAAYGVPLPVIAAVCRQVAASGKLFHFDVAELNPSFDIDNRTAKVAARLIDTLLR, from the coding sequence ATGGACTTTTCTGCGCTGGCTATTGATGTTCCCGCTGCCCCCTGGACTGGGAGGGACGACGGCGGATCCCCCGCCCACCGCCGCTGGTGGCAGGCGGTGTCCACGTCCGCCATGGCGCCCGCCGCACTGGACGCCGAGCTGCCGGGTCCTGCCGCTCTTCTGGGGTTCTGCTCCGATGCCGGTGTGGCCCGTAATTTTGGGCGAACAGGTGCCGCCGCCGGCCCGGCAGCCATCCGTGCCGCCCTTGGTTCGTTGGCGTTCCACGGCACCCGCGCAGTCACCGATGCCGGGGATATTGTGGTTTCCGGGGACGCCCTCGAGGACGGCCAAGTCCGTTCCGGGGCTGCCCTCACCACCATGCTCGACGCCGGATATCTCACCCTTGTCCTGGGCGGGGGTCACGAGACCGCCTATGCCAGCTACCTGGGGGTGGCCGGCACGGCGGCCGTTACGAACGGCGCCCGGCTGGGCGTGCTGAACCTCGACGCCCACTTTGACCTGCGCGACGCCCCGGCACCCAGCTCGGGCACGCCGTTCCTGCAGATGGCCCGGGCGGAAGCCGCCGCGGGGCGCGAACTAAATTACGCCGTCGTCGGCATCAGTGAACCAAACAACACGCGCGCACTGTTCGATACGGCACATGAACTCGATGTGAAATACCTGCTCGACGAGGACAGTTCGGCGGAGCGCACGGAAGCGTTTGTGGGTTCATTTCTGGAGACCGTGGACATTGTGTACCTGACGATCGACCTCGACGTGTTGCCCGCCGCAACGGCTCCCGGCGTCAGCGCACCCGCGGCCTACGGGGTGCCGCTGCCGGTCATCGCCGCCGTGTGCCGCCAGGTCGCCGCGAGCGGGAAGCTGTTCCACTTTGATGTAGCCGAACTGAACCCGTCCTTCGACATCGACAACCGCACCGCCAAGGTCGCGGCCCGCCTGATCGACACCCTACTGCGGTAA
- a CDS encoding ABC transporter ATP-binding protein, with amino-acid sequence MARKGKDQKATGVAPKSSSAVELEELEEELTPEYKPSEADGDMFGGTPAKKAEHFWPSVKRLVGLLRPERVMFSVVIALVAGSVVLTVIAPKILGQAMDVIFNGVIGSQLPAGVPLETVVAGLRAEGNDQFADMLAKTNLVPGAGIDFVQLSRLIVFVLALYMVASTLMWLQGYLLNALVMRVVFRLREDIERKLNRLPLGYFDTRQRGDLMSRVTNDVDNIQAALQQAFSQLVQSALTVIGIGVMMFIVSWQLALIALIALPLSAVVAGIIGTRSQKLFAAQWKHTGSLNGHIEETFSGLELVRAYGRDEEMLAEFDDRNDHLFKASFGAQFVSGMIMPAMQFVSYLSYVLVAVVGGLRVATGQMTLGDATAFIQYSREFSQPIGEMAGIANMIQSGVASAERTFEILDAEEQEEEEDSELLPAQTDGHVRFENVSFSYSPETPLIHDVSFTVEPGQTVAIVGPTGAGKTTLVNLVMRFYELTGGRIMLDGVDTRELSREQVRAQVGMVLQDAWLFEGTIRENIRYGRLDATDEEIVAAAEATMVDRFVRQLPDGYDTVIDADGGTVSAGERQLLTIARAFIAKPSLLILDEATSSVDTRTELLVQHAMAALRTDRTSFVIAHRLSTIRDAHTILVMEDGDIVEHGNHEELLKRRGAYYELYMTQFQGGHDLEDEVAAEVH; translated from the coding sequence ATGGCGCGCAAAGGCAAGGACCAGAAGGCTACAGGTGTGGCACCCAAGTCTTCGTCCGCCGTCGAACTTGAAGAGCTTGAAGAAGAGCTCACCCCCGAGTACAAGCCGAGCGAGGCGGACGGCGACATGTTTGGCGGCACCCCCGCCAAGAAAGCCGAGCACTTCTGGCCCTCGGTGAAGCGGCTCGTGGGGCTGCTGCGCCCGGAACGCGTCATGTTCTCCGTGGTCATTGCCCTCGTGGCGGGCTCGGTGGTGCTGACCGTGATTGCCCCGAAGATCCTGGGGCAGGCCATGGATGTCATCTTCAACGGCGTGATTGGTTCGCAGCTGCCGGCCGGTGTGCCGCTGGAGACTGTCGTTGCGGGCCTGCGCGCCGAAGGCAACGACCAGTTCGCCGACATGCTCGCCAAAACCAACCTGGTCCCCGGCGCCGGCATCGACTTTGTCCAGCTGAGCCGGTTAATCGTGTTTGTGCTGGCCCTGTACATGGTGGCCTCCACGCTCATGTGGCTGCAGGGCTACCTGTTGAACGCCCTCGTCATGCGCGTGGTGTTCCGCCTGCGCGAGGACATTGAACGCAAACTCAACCGCCTGCCGCTGGGGTACTTCGACACCCGCCAGCGCGGGGACCTGATGTCCCGGGTGACGAACGACGTCGACAACATCCAAGCCGCGCTGCAACAGGCCTTCTCGCAACTGGTGCAGTCCGCACTGACGGTGATCGGCATCGGCGTCATGATGTTCATCGTCTCGTGGCAGCTGGCGCTCATCGCACTGATTGCCCTGCCACTGTCCGCCGTCGTCGCCGGCATCATCGGCACACGCTCGCAGAAACTCTTCGCGGCCCAGTGGAAGCACACCGGTTCACTCAACGGCCACATTGAGGAGACGTTCTCCGGCCTCGAGCTGGTCCGTGCCTACGGACGTGACGAGGAAATGCTGGCCGAATTCGACGACCGCAACGACCACCTGTTTAAGGCCTCCTTCGGCGCACAGTTTGTCTCCGGCATGATCATGCCGGCCATGCAGTTCGTCTCCTACCTCTCCTACGTGCTGGTCGCCGTCGTCGGCGGACTGCGCGTGGCCACGGGGCAGATGACGCTCGGCGATGCCACCGCGTTCATCCAGTACTCGCGCGAGTTCTCCCAGCCCATCGGCGAGATGGCGGGTATTGCCAACATGATCCAATCCGGTGTCGCCTCGGCCGAACGGACCTTTGAGATTCTCGACGCAGAGGAGCAGGAAGAGGAAGAGGATTCCGAGCTGCTGCCCGCGCAGACCGACGGGCATGTGCGCTTTGAGAACGTCTCCTTCAGCTACTCGCCCGAGACACCGCTGATCCACGACGTGTCCTTCACGGTGGAACCGGGCCAGACGGTGGCCATTGTGGGTCCCACCGGCGCCGGCAAGACCACGCTGGTCAACCTCGTCATGCGCTTCTACGAGCTCACCGGCGGGCGGATCATGCTCGACGGCGTGGATACCCGCGAGCTGTCCCGCGAGCAGGTGCGCGCCCAAGTCGGCATGGTGCTCCAGGACGCCTGGCTGTTTGAGGGCACCATCCGCGAGAACATCCGTTACGGGCGTCTCGACGCCACCGACGAGGAGATAGTTGCCGCGGCCGAGGCCACCATGGTGGATAGGTTCGTCCGGCAGCTGCCCGACGGCTACGACACCGTGATCGACGCAGACGGCGGCACAGTCTCCGCCGGCGAACGACAGCTGCTCACGATTGCACGCGCCTTCATCGCGAAGCCGTCACTGTTGATCCTGGATGAGGCCACGTCCTCCGTGGACACCCGCACCGAACTCCTCGTCCAGCACGCCATGGCGGCGCTGCGCACGGACAGGACGTCGTTTGTCATCGCGCACCGGCTCTCCACCATCCGCGACGCCCACACCATCCTGGTCATGGAGGACGGGGACATCGTCGAACACGGCAACCACGAGGAGCTGCTCAAACGCCGCGGCGCGTACTACGAGCTGTACATGACGCAGTTCCAAGGTGGCCACGACCTGGAAGATGAGGTCGCCGCCGAGGTGCACTAA
- a CDS encoding ABC transporter ATP-binding protein yields the protein MKLLRLAIRHAQPYWSWIIAVLVLQLISTIAALYLPSLNAQIIDQGISKGDTDFIWSTGVTMIIVCFVQVAAAIGGIYFGARTAMAIGRDLRREVYYRVNALGALDVSRFGTATLITRNTNDVQQVQMLVLMALNFMVSTPIMCIGGIVMALREDVGLSWLLWVSVPLLFIVVGFLVVKLLPLFREMQDRIDTVNGVLREQITGIRVIRAFVREKFEAERYRDANLNLTRVSVRVGNLFVLMFPLIMMILHLATAAVLWFGGHRVDAGQMQIGSLTAFLQYLLQILVAVMMGVFMVMMIPRAAISAERLDDVLTAEPSLAVPAGRELPVSHAVEFSAVSFGYPGAERPVLNNVTFTAEAGKTTAIVGSTGSGKSTLLNLIPRLFDPQDGSVRIGGVDVSELSRKQMAGLVGLVPQKPYLFSGTVASNLKFGRPDADDGDLWHALTVAQAKDFVEEKPKQLATPIAQGGTNVSGGQRQRLCIARALAARPRIFLFDDSFSALDVATDQRLRESLHGATEGATVIIVAQRISTIREADHIIVLDGGEIVGTGTHDGLLESNETYREIVQSQLSIEGAA from the coding sequence GTGAAACTTCTTCGCCTGGCAATCCGCCATGCACAGCCGTATTGGTCGTGGATCATTGCAGTGCTTGTGCTGCAACTGATCTCCACCATCGCCGCCCTGTACCTGCCCAGCCTCAACGCCCAGATCATCGACCAGGGCATCTCCAAGGGCGACACCGACTTCATCTGGTCTACAGGTGTCACCATGATCATCGTCTGCTTCGTCCAAGTGGCCGCAGCGATCGGCGGCATCTACTTTGGCGCCCGCACCGCCATGGCGATTGGCCGAGACCTGCGCCGCGAAGTGTACTACCGTGTCAACGCCCTCGGCGCCCTGGATGTGAGCCGCTTCGGCACTGCCACGCTGATCACACGCAACACCAACGACGTCCAACAGGTACAGATGCTGGTGCTCATGGCGTTGAACTTCATGGTGTCCACGCCCATCATGTGCATTGGCGGGATCGTCATGGCGCTGCGCGAAGACGTGGGCCTGTCCTGGCTCTTGTGGGTGTCCGTGCCGCTGCTGTTCATTGTGGTGGGCTTCCTCGTGGTCAAGCTGCTGCCTCTGTTCCGTGAAATGCAGGACCGGATCGACACCGTCAACGGCGTGCTGCGCGAGCAGATCACGGGCATCCGGGTCATCCGCGCCTTTGTGCGGGAGAAGTTTGAAGCCGAACGGTACCGCGACGCCAACCTGAACCTCACCCGCGTCTCCGTGCGCGTGGGCAACTTGTTCGTGCTGATGTTCCCTCTCATCATGATGATCTTGCACCTGGCCACCGCCGCCGTGCTGTGGTTTGGCGGGCACCGGGTCGACGCCGGCCAGATGCAGATTGGTTCGCTCACCGCATTCCTGCAGTACCTCCTGCAAATCCTGGTCGCCGTCATGATGGGCGTCTTCATGGTCATGATGATCCCGCGCGCAGCCATCTCCGCCGAACGCCTCGATGACGTCCTTACAGCCGAGCCCAGCCTCGCAGTGCCGGCGGGCCGGGAACTGCCGGTGAGTCACGCCGTCGAATTTTCAGCGGTGTCCTTCGGCTATCCCGGGGCCGAGCGTCCCGTCCTAAACAACGTCACATTCACGGCCGAGGCCGGGAAAACGACGGCGATCGTCGGATCCACCGGCTCCGGCAAGTCAACGCTGCTCAACCTCATCCCGCGCCTGTTTGATCCGCAGGACGGGTCCGTGCGCATTGGCGGTGTCGATGTCAGCGAGCTCAGCCGCAAGCAGATGGCCGGCCTCGTGGGACTGGTCCCACAAAAGCCGTACCTGTTCTCCGGTACGGTTGCCTCGAACCTGAAGTTTGGTCGCCCCGACGCGGACGACGGCGATCTGTGGCATGCGCTGACCGTGGCCCAGGCCAAGGACTTTGTGGAAGAAAAGCCCAAACAGTTGGCCACGCCCATCGCCCAGGGCGGCACCAACGTCTCCGGCGGGCAGCGGCAGCGGCTGTGCATTGCCCGTGCGCTCGCAGCCCGTCCGCGCATATTCTTGTTCGACGATTCCTTCTCGGCCCTCGACGTTGCCACCGACCAGCGGCTGCGCGAATCCCTCCACGGCGCCACGGAAGGTGCCACTGTCATCATCGTGGCCCAGCGGATATCAACGATCCGGGAGGCCGACCACATCATCGTGCTCGACGGCGGCGAAATCGTGGGCACCGGCACCCACGACGGACTGCTCGAGAGCAACGAAACCTACCGCGAAATTGTTCAATCGCAGCTGAGCATTGAAGGAGCAGCCTGA
- the hutH gene encoding histidine ammonia-lyase, translating to MTATVLSQEVTLSSTGVTPEDVIAVARHNAKVVISAEALAGVERVREHIEKLAHSDTPAYGISTGFGALANRHIPQDMRTQLQKSLIRSHSAGMGPAVEREVVRALMFLRAKTLASGRTGVRPVVLETMVDVLNAGITPVVREFGSLGCSGDLAPLSHCALVLMGEGEAVGPDGTHFGGNGERPVSELLAEAGITPVELAEKEGLALVNGTDGMLGMLLMAIADLRLLLTTADITAALSVEGLLGTDQVFLPELHMELRPHPGQALSAENMLAVLANSPIVASHRVGDSRVQDAYSLRCAPQVAGAARDTVDHALMVATRELAAAIDNPVVLPDGRVSSNGNFHGAPVAYVLDFLAIVSADVASIAERRTDRMLDPARSHGLPAFLAGDPGVDSGLMIAQYTQAGLVSDSKRLAVPASVDSIPSSAMQEDHVSMGWHAARKLRRSVENLRRVLAIELVAATRAIDMRTAMSDGELVPGPAGAAVLEVLRATVQGPGSDRFLSPELEEADRLVGSGAIRAAAEKVTGTLN from the coding sequence ATGACCGCCACCGTTTTGTCCCAAGAAGTAACGCTCTCCTCAACCGGGGTCACCCCCGAGGACGTCATCGCCGTGGCCCGCCACAATGCCAAGGTGGTGATCAGCGCGGAGGCGCTGGCCGGCGTCGAACGGGTCAGGGAACACATTGAAAAGCTGGCCCACTCCGACACCCCGGCCTACGGCATCTCCACGGGATTCGGCGCGCTGGCCAACCGCCACATCCCGCAGGACATGCGCACGCAACTGCAGAAGTCGCTCATTCGCAGCCACTCCGCCGGCATGGGGCCGGCCGTGGAACGCGAGGTGGTGCGTGCGCTGATGTTCCTGCGCGCCAAAACCCTCGCCTCCGGCCGGACCGGCGTGCGCCCCGTGGTGCTGGAAACCATGGTGGATGTGCTCAACGCCGGCATCACCCCCGTGGTCCGCGAATTCGGCTCGCTCGGCTGCTCCGGTGACCTCGCGCCGCTCTCGCATTGCGCACTGGTACTGATGGGGGAGGGCGAGGCCGTTGGGCCGGACGGCACGCACTTCGGCGGCAACGGGGAGCGCCCCGTCTCCGAATTGCTCGCCGAGGCCGGCATCACGCCGGTGGAGCTCGCCGAAAAGGAGGGGCTGGCACTCGTGAACGGCACCGACGGCATGCTCGGCATGCTGCTCATGGCCATCGCCGACCTCCGCCTGCTTCTCACAACGGCGGACATCACTGCCGCGCTCAGCGTTGAGGGCCTGCTGGGCACCGACCAGGTGTTCCTGCCCGAGCTGCACATGGAGCTGCGCCCGCACCCCGGCCAGGCGTTGAGTGCGGAGAATATGCTGGCCGTTCTCGCCAACTCGCCCATCGTGGCCTCGCACCGGGTGGGCGATTCCCGCGTGCAGGACGCCTATTCGCTGCGCTGCGCCCCGCAGGTGGCCGGCGCCGCCCGCGACACCGTAGACCACGCCCTCATGGTCGCCACCCGCGAGCTCGCCGCCGCGATCGACAACCCCGTGGTGCTGCCCGACGGCCGCGTCTCCTCCAACGGCAACTTCCACGGCGCCCCCGTGGCGTACGTGCTTGACTTTTTGGCCATTGTTTCCGCGGACGTAGCCTCCATCGCGGAGCGCCGCACCGACCGCATGCTCGACCCAGCCCGCTCGCACGGCCTGCCCGCCTTCCTGGCCGGCGACCCCGGCGTGGATTCGGGTCTCATGATCGCCCAGTACACGCAGGCCGGGCTCGTCTCGGACTCCAAGCGCCTTGCCGTCCCCGCCTCCGTGGATTCGATCCCCAGCTCCGCCATGCAGGAGGACCATGTGTCGATGGGCTGGCATGCCGCCCGCAAGCTGCGCCGCTCCGTGGAAAACCTGCGCCGCGTGCTCGCCATTGAACTCGTTGCGGCGACCCGTGCCATTGACATGCGCACTGCCATGTCCGACGGCGAACTGGTCCCCGGACCGGCCGGCGCTGCTGTGCTTGAGGTGCTTCGTGCGACGGTCCAGGGTCCGGGTTCCGACCGTTTCCTGTCCCCGGAACTTGAAGAGGCCGACCGCTTGGTGGGCTCCGGAGCCATCCGCGCCGCCGCAGAAAAAGTGACCGGGACGCTCAACTGA
- a CDS encoding type IV toxin-antitoxin system AbiEi family antitoxin domain-containing protein: MSSFQVPPFITPSSKFADEHSARRLARQAESGKLERVRRGFYLPTEVWDALKPWEKYRVRIQAVHESAESPPVFARESAAQIMGLPIIGVPEEVQTVVPPGKNGGQSNRGVRRINALEGDPPPWQMFGMRLTPPPQTARDLAVRLPLTGSLPSMDKLLQRKLLDDSPTDQQRFFTADDVASASSLLPYRTQRHRVERVLSVADPLSGSPGESFSRAIMIEQGFPLPALQVPFSDSRGFIGRPDFDWEECKTLGEFDGYEKYSAQRYLKGKTPSEVVVDEKNRENRLRAKGYNVVRWVWDDLKDSRRLIRLLHEAGLPSKWPS; this comes from the coding sequence ATGAGCAGCTTTCAAGTTCCACCATTCATTACTCCCTCAAGTAAATTCGCCGACGAGCACTCAGCCCGGAGGCTTGCCCGGCAGGCTGAATCCGGAAAATTGGAGCGGGTGCGCCGGGGCTTTTACCTCCCCACAGAGGTTTGGGACGCACTCAAACCCTGGGAAAAGTATCGAGTCCGCATTCAGGCTGTCCACGAGTCTGCCGAAAGCCCTCCGGTCTTTGCCCGCGAATCCGCTGCCCAGATCATGGGCCTGCCCATCATCGGTGTACCCGAGGAAGTGCAGACTGTTGTCCCACCCGGCAAGAATGGCGGCCAAAGCAACCGCGGCGTCCGGCGCATCAATGCCCTCGAAGGGGATCCACCGCCCTGGCAGATGTTCGGAATGCGGCTGACCCCGCCACCCCAAACAGCTCGGGACCTTGCCGTTCGCCTGCCTCTCACCGGATCCTTACCCTCCATGGACAAGCTTCTACAACGTAAGTTGCTCGATGATTCCCCCACGGACCAGCAACGCTTCTTCACGGCGGACGACGTCGCCTCAGCCAGCAGCTTGCTTCCCTACAGGACCCAGCGCCACCGTGTTGAGAGAGTGCTCAGCGTCGCAGACCCACTTTCTGGATCTCCGGGCGAATCCTTCAGCCGGGCCATCATGATTGAACAAGGATTCCCACTTCCCGCACTGCAGGTTCCCTTCTCGGACAGCCGAGGATTCATCGGCCGGCCCGACTTCGATTGGGAGGAATGCAAGACACTCGGCGAGTTCGACGGCTACGAAAAGTATTCAGCCCAGCGATACTTGAAGGGAAAGACTCCCTCCGAAGTCGTGGTGGACGAGAAGAACCGTGAGAACAGGCTTCGCGCCAAAGGCTACAACGTGGTGCGGTGGGTTTGGGATGACCTGAAGGACAGCCGCAGGCTCATTCGGCTTCTCCACGAGGCCGGCTTGCCATCAAAATGGCCCAGCTGA
- a CDS encoding IclR family transcriptional regulator, whose amino-acid sequence MTTTERKPSKVPAAENTLRILKLLSAKRGPLAASTIATSLELPRSSVYHLLGVMEQSGFVMHLHEEQRYGLGVAAFELSSAYSRQEPLSRLGRPLLASLVDKIGESAHLAVLHGRDVLYIVEERAKNRPSLVTDVGVRLPSHLTASGRAILAALPKSQVRALYPNAAAFSSRTEVPSPIVKYSTLSAHLDQVRIRGYSTESGEVTDGFASVAAAVTDHLGWPVAAVAVTFLEEKVPAEQWPALAARVTKVAGELSTRIHGRRDG is encoded by the coding sequence ATGACAACCACTGAACGCAAGCCCTCCAAAGTGCCTGCCGCAGAGAACACGCTGCGCATCCTGAAATTGCTGTCCGCCAAGCGCGGGCCGCTGGCGGCATCGACGATCGCGACGTCGTTGGAACTTCCGCGATCCAGCGTTTACCACCTGCTCGGTGTTATGGAGCAGAGCGGATTTGTCATGCACCTGCACGAGGAGCAGCGCTACGGCCTCGGTGTGGCGGCGTTTGAACTCAGCAGTGCGTATTCGCGGCAGGAGCCATTGTCCAGGCTTGGCCGGCCGCTGCTCGCCTCGTTGGTGGACAAGATTGGCGAAAGCGCCCACCTGGCCGTGCTGCACGGGCGCGATGTGCTTTACATTGTTGAGGAGCGGGCCAAGAACCGCCCGTCACTAGTGACCGACGTCGGCGTGCGACTGCCCAGCCACCTCACCGCCAGCGGCCGGGCCATTCTGGCGGCACTGCCCAAGTCCCAGGTCAGGGCGCTGTATCCCAACGCGGCTGCGTTTAGCTCACGCACAGAAGTTCCTTCCCCCATCGTGAAGTACTCAACACTCTCGGCGCACCTGGACCAGGTGCGGATTCGCGGCTACTCCACCGAAAGCGGGGAAGTCACCGACGGGTTCGCCTCGGTTGCCGCCGCCGTGACCGACCACCTCGGCTGGCCGGTTGCCGCCGTCGCCGTGACGTTCCTGGAGGAAAAGGTGCCCGCCGAGCAGTGGCCCGCCCTGGCCGCCCGCGTCACCAAGGTTGCAGGGGAGCTGTCCACAAGGATTCACGGCCGCCGGGACGGCTGA